CGAAGAGTGCGCGTGGGGTATCGCCCGCGCCCTGACGCTCTCGCGAAGCTTTTCGGCCAGGGCGACGGCGCTGGCAACATCGCTGCCGGGCAAGATCACGGCAAACTCCTCGCCGCCGTAGCGCGCTACAACATCGCTGGTGCGCTGAACGGTGTGGCGAAGCGTCTGCGCCACGTCCTGCAAGCACCGATCGCCGCGCTGATGGCCGTAGGCATCGTTGAAGCGCTTGAAAAAATCGATGTCGATCAGGATCAGCGAGAGCGGCGATGCCGTGCGATCGGCGCGCCGCCACTCCCACTCCAGGGTTGTATCGAACTGGCGGCGGTTGGCGATGCCGGTGAGCTGATCGAGGTACGAGAGCCGCAGCAGTTGATGATTGGCCTGCTCAAGCTGCCGGGTTCGCTCCGCAACCTGGAGCGCCAGCGCCTCGGCCCGCATCCGGCCAAACCGCTCAAGCAAAAACGCGAGCAGCCCCATCACCAGCACGAAGCGCAGCACAACCACGTCGATCACGGTCGTCGACGCAAGCGTACGGCCCAGCCAGGCAGCTTCGACATGCTCCCACACGTCGATACCGAGCACGATCGCCATGCTCAGGCCGGTCGTGAGCATCAGGCTGCGGCGCGTGAGCAGCAGCCCCGCGAGCGTGATCGGGATCACGAAGACGATCAGGGCGTCTTCATTGGCGTGAAAGCCGGTGGTCAACAGGCTGTAGGCCAGGCCAAGCAGCACCGAGCCGGTGACGATCGCGACCGACCAGCGGAAGTAGCCGCGCCGCAGCACGACCAGCGCGCTCGCGTTGAAGAGCACGACGACGACGTTGGGCAGCAGGCTGTACGGCGTCAGCATGTCCGCGCCGAACATCAGAAGATTGGAGACGATCGCGACGGCGATCGTGATCAGCGTGCCGATCAGCAGCATCTCAAGCAGCACCGCGCGCTGGCGCTCGCTGGGATCGGCGATCGGCATCTGTTGCAGCCAATCACGCCAGCGCTGTGCTCGACTATGGCTTCGCTCTGGTTTCTGCATCGTCCTGCTCAAACTACAGCTACTCGTAAGCCTACCAGAATCCAGCGAATCGCGAAAGTCGAGCGCCGCCCGCACGCTCCGCTACGGGCCGCCCGCCGATCCCGGCTGATACGGCAGCCGCAGCCGCGCGACCAGCACCGGTGGTATATGCCCGTAGCTGGACCATGAGAGGATCGGCCTGGCGCTCTCCTGTGCCGGAAAGGCGGGCTCTTCCAGAGCGTCCAGCACAAAGCCAGCCTCGAAGCACGCGCCGAGCAGAACGCTCAGCGGGCGGTGGAA
This sequence is a window from Herpetosiphonaceae bacterium. Protein-coding genes within it:
- a CDS encoding diguanylate cyclase, yielding MQKPERSHSRAQRWRDWLQQMPIADPSERQRAVLLEMLLIGTLITIAVAIVSNLLMFGADMLTPYSLLPNVVVVLFNASALVVLRRGYFRWSVAIVTGSVLLGLAYSLLTTGFHANEDALIVFVIPITLAGLLLTRRSLMLTTGLSMAIVLGIDVWEHVEAAWLGRTLASTTVIDVVVLRFVLVMGLLAFLLERFGRMRAEALALQVAERTRQLEQANHQLLRLSYLDQLTGIANRRQFDTTLEWEWRRADRTASPLSLILIDIDFFKRFNDAYGHQRGDRCLQDVAQTLRHTVQRTSDVVARYGGEEFAVILPGSDVASAVALAEKLRESVRARAIPHAHSSIAPVVTISLGIATITPTAQDTSGDLIALADQALYDAKHAGRDRYALALPKGLPALEPVAERYARITDDDP